A window of Amaranthus tricolor cultivar Red isolate AtriRed21 chromosome 8, ASM2621246v1, whole genome shotgun sequence genomic DNA:
ttattCTCATCAGTATTTCTATGCTACCTTACATCAAAGTCACATCCAAGTCTACATGAACAGTATTGTGGCGAATAATAATTCGGTGGCCACAGAGTAAGAATTTTGGTTAGATTCGCCTTCGGTATTACTTTGGGCAAACATTTTTCGATTTTGTTACATCATagatttttggcattttcttttAACATTCTCAAATTTCAGTGTAGATCTTAATAGAATATTTGTGCAGACGAATGCCATGAGGTTATAAAGAGAAAAGATGGtaacaaagaaataaaaagataGAATAAAAAATTTGCTAAAAAGTACAAGAAAAGGCAAAAGAACGTACATCAATCTATGAGTTCAACTTAAGATTATATCAAAACAGATGAATATCATACATACATGAATTGAACAATTCAAGTTCTTTCTTGATTTTAGTACACAGAAGACCTATTTATAGATGTCTTAGACACTCTACAAGCACACACACAAATAACAGCATAGAGGCTGAGCAGATGAACAAGATGAAAGATAggaaatgggaaattttactaATACAAGAATACAAAGGGTATGAAGGATTGGTACATAACAAGATCATTTGCGCTATACCTAATGGAAGAGTTCCCTTCAACTTTTGATTTTCCATACGAGTGAGGCGCCCAAGTTTCAAAGCATCAAAGTATATGCATACATGCAGGAtcagttttctttaatctttacCCTTAACCGCTCCCTCTGCAACCTTGGAGCCGTCATAGACAGAGACGAAAAATGTGCTTTGATTCTTCTGCAAAAATCTGCAACACCAAAATCAACCGCCATTGAGTCAACATATAAATATGACAGAACTTAAGCTGCATCGTTTTAAGTAGATAATTGAGATTTATAATAATGCCAACTGCCTTGTAAGTGAATTGGGAATGTGATATGAAGATGCATAATCACAACAGGAAAAGTCTAGACTCATCCAAGTTCTTTGAATTTACAATCTACAAATGGAAAGATGAAGGCTATCTATCAAAAAGATGCAAAATTGTCATTTCACACATTACAGAGTGATCCACAGCCCCAACCAAAGTGAGCGAGTACAGAATAAATATTGCAGTTCATATCAGACTCAAATGAGTGGGTGAGTGTGAATATCATACAAGATATGCGCTAATTAGCCAAAAGCACAGAAGCATATCACATGCAAGATTGCATATAACAAGAGTGGCAGAAATACACTACAGGTTTGCTGCTTGCCTTTCATTCACTCGGTCCTTCAAATGCCAATAAAGGCTAGACAGCTAGACCCTTCGTAAAGTTAATCCTACATTGTCCATTAGTATCTCTGTACGAGTGTCTTGAAAAACCAAATCATAAACCATCATAGCTTTAGGAAAGGTGCAAGACAAGGGGAAAAAATTTCCTTAAGGCCATGCTTAGATTGGAAGtaaatatttatacaaaaatgCCAAAGCCTAAATCCCAAAAGATTAGGTTCAGCAAAGTAAATATTAAAGTCTCGATTTCCTCCCTTCTTTCTTCTTTAATCTGTAAATGGAGGCCAAAACACCTTTAAAAAAGTATGATAACTGGGACTACACCTTAAGCAATTTGGGCGTGTTTCGTGGTGATGTGGTAGGAAGTTATGGGGTCGTGGAACGTGGCTATGTCCCAAGTTTCATGTTTCTGTGCCTAAATCAAAGATCCTCCAACAGACAAAAATGCCACATTCTAAACTGGCACACAAGTCATAGTTCCATAATGTAAAACATCCTAAAATACTTTTCATGGTTTGAAAAGGAAGTAACCACACCAAGAAAGATAAGGTAATACCTGAGAAAATCAACTAATTTTTGCTGCAAACGATTTGTTGTCTCCTCTTCCATGTTTACATAAGCTAACAGTTCAGGCAATTTAACTGCAATCAGATGAGGATCTATTAGAGCTCAGAAGCACTAAAAACAACACAACTATAATCTGTTTGAGAAAGTAAATTCTTGATGAACTGCTACAATCACAATGGAAATTAGTACACACAAAATAGTTAATCATCAGCTGAATCCTAGCGCACCCAATGTCTCCATAATGACAACCACAAtcccaaagccttaatcccatcCAAGAGGGGGTTGACTAGAAGAACAGAAATGACTCTTGTGGTTAATTACAAAGGTTTTATGGGCTGTCTCTATAGTTGAGAAAATTGTCCCAATCTCTTCCCTAGTTTCTAACATTACCAACGAAATCAATTTCATTTTCCTAAGATGAACTCTGACAGCTGAGCATAACCACATGGTTGAAGGCAATGATAATAATCAAATTTATGCAAATCTGATGTAAAAAAGAAGGTATAACCACATCCCTGAAGAACTCAACAGGCAACAATTTCTGAACGGCTTTTTATGATTAAacaaagaacaagaaattaaatatttacGCAAGACCtaatgtaatttattttgatgGGGCCAACGAATAGTAGTTCTTTGATTTCAGATTATAATGAACTACCATAAAATGACTCATCAAATCATGTGtacttatttatgtaaagttgcatatgatgtttgctaccaagggtcaatcacAAACAATCTCTTTAATTTGTTAGTGTTaattaacaagggtaaggtagCTTACATCAGACCCCAAAAAAACTCACCCTAGGTGGGAACCACTTAATaacattggggtaatggaatgttgaaTGTTGTACACAAGACCCATATGGGTCGTTCCTAGCAAGTTCATATCAAGTAAAATACTATGAGTCATTTCGATCTACTTAGGATGGTTCAAGTGAAATGCAGGTTCAAATATTCATTTATTGCCAATCTCAAATCAAGACAGGTTGGGTCCTTAGCTTCATCTTCATGTGAAAGGTGCAAGTTCTAGAGCAATTCAAGGTTTTGGATCAGGTAATTGAGTAAAACTAATTTTGTTAGGTCCAAATCTTACACGAATTCCAAGAGCAATGCATTGATGAATTAGCATACCAAAAAGACGCAACAGATGTTCTGCACCGTATACAGTTGATGGGGACATGTTATTAGTCACAGCCTCGTGATATTGCGGTTTTTCCTTTTTGTATAAGAGCATCAATGGCAATGCTTTGTCAAAATAACCGCGTAATCCATGCAATATTTCTGCAATAGAATCAGTCATCCTGCCAAAAAAGAACACAAAGTTTGTGAATGCAGCAACTACACTGATGAAGCACTTCAGAAATAACAAGTGTTGAAAAACCTAGCAGAAAGCATTACAAATATGTCATTTACATTTCTAGTACTGCACATACTAAGACCAAGATCATCATGAAGTGCAGAAGTTAGTATACACAATCAATTTGCATATAGCATTCATGTATCTGCCCTTTTCTTGTAGCTGACTCGCACAAAATTTTCAAAGACCATATAAAGACATTATACCTTTCAAATCCTTAAGAACCTTGGTTTAAACACTAAATACAAAAAATGTCTTTGGCAAAATAATATAAGTCTCTGTTCTCTGCTATCTCGCATAATTGACTTAAATTGTGTCAAGACTCAATGAATACCTGTTTATTTCCAAGTTCTCATTCAATCACACTGGATTAAGGCCAAGGATCAGCTATACATAATGATCCACCAGTATTTTCTTTCAAGTTCCAACTACAAAACGCAGCTCACAACACTGGCTATTTCTCATAGATGTTGACATAGAATTTATTGGAAACTATTCCCTCACTCGTGCTACCTAGAAACTTCTAAGAAGATCATCCATCTTATTACTTCTCCCAAACAAAGTTCCTTAAAATCTTCATTTTTATTCTAGCTCCCACGTCAAATCCTTGATACTCTGATATGGATATGAGACACAACACTTAGTCTAGGAACAACATTTTGGAATTTTCCAGATAATAAATGTCTGATACAATAACTTGAGTGCACGTGAAAAAGCTCCTAGAAAAGCAAGCATATCCACAGAATAGTTAAGCATATATGATTCTGCGAAATAACAAGAAAAACATGTACTAGTTGGTAGAGTAAACCCCATCAAATCTTTTAAGTTGTATGGCAATCTTTTTCAATCCTCTTTTTCCTTACTTCCCCATGCACAATTATGCCTTCCGACGCGACATATTTACCACATACAGCTTAAtgtttttgaagaaaaaaaggagTCACAAACTGGTATCAAATGCAAATTAGGCAAAAAATCACCTGCATCCCAGATTCCCAATAATGTCACATAAACACGATGCTCAACATCATTTAACAACTAAGCATGCTTGTCATACAAAAATTCATGTATCATGTCTATTTTGTCTGGTAATTCAGATTTGGAATATAAACACACAACAGACAACATTTTAGCTCCATTTGGTCATTGGTTCATAGTTAATAAAAGTaaggaaatttgcaaagaaacaccttataaaaccagttttttgttaaaaaacaccttttaaaatttttttttgtaaaaaaacaccttttaagagactttttattaaaaacaacaccttaaatcagtttccggttacttttgtcaactttccggcgttgactatgccatttgtcaactttaaggcgttgacttttgagctcaaatggcatagtcaacgccggaaagttgataaaagtcaccggaaactgatttaaggtgtttttttaataaaaaatctcttaaaaggtgtttttttacaaaaaaaaaattttaaaggtgtttttttacaaaaaactggttttataaaatgtttctttgcaaatttttctAAAAGTAATATCAACAAATATTACCAACTATTTTTATAAACTTACTTAATGAACAAAAGATAAAAGCTGCAAAGCCACTTTTAAGAGTTTTGTTTTGGAGGAATCAACCAAATGACTTGTTTCAATCCTCTATACACCGCACACCCCGAGAGTGTAATAAGCTCGATTATAGAAGAGTTGCGATAGGTTACTGACAATCAACAATACCTCCGTTTCAAAAGGCGCAAGGGGCACTGAGACGCAAAAAGATCCTAGAATCTACGCGCAAGAGGCAAGGCCAAAGCATGAGTTTTCCGCGGGCGAGGTGCACCTTTTGGctcaaaaaagcttataaaactaattttagAACATGAGGAAGAGGAGTGAAGATTTTCCAATCACGATTAGTCTGCATCAAGGATCTTTTTCATGTTTGTTGCGATCCTAGATGAGATAACAAGACTTATCCAACGAGAAGTTGTATGGGGCATTCGTTGATGACATTGTATTGGTGGAAGAAACTAAAGATGAGGTCAATGCTAAGCTAGAAATATAGATGTAGGTGTTAGGATCAAATGGAATGGATCTAAGTCTAAGAATATGAGGAATGTTGTTTAACATAGAGGatcattgaaattgatttgtCCTAGTTGTACAATAACGTCGAATAAAGTCTAATCTTTGTCAGCGTAGGCTTCTCTTTGTTTTGTTTCATACACCGTTGGGAATGAGATTAAGGCTTAGGCCTTGTTGTTGCTTCCATTAACGAAATAAGTTCATTCAATGCTTCATACCCCCTCTCCTTAGCTTTACGCAATCAATAAATCTCATAGTTAGTTAGATGGTGTGATTATAGTGTTCGACAGCAACCTCAATCAATACAAATGATAGTTCCACTATGAGGACACTTTGTCCTTTCCTTGAGCAATCTTTTTGATGTTGATACACATCATTAGTCGTACGTAGCACAAATGATCATACAAGGAGAAATAAAATGACATAGAAAGTTAGACACCTTAACAACTTACGTGCCATCCCTTCTTGTTCTGTATTCAAGATACTTCTTCAACACTTCATCCACATTTGGGGAGCGCGGCAGTTTGACAAGCTGCAATGaagaattttaagaaaaattaatgtttGCAAATTATTTGTCAAACAATGATCAAATTAAATCACCAAGGTTTCCCCAATAGGTTCAAATTAGGTTCCATGACTACAACCGATAAATCTCACAACTATGAACACTATCTCCGGCATCTAGTTAGACATAACCAAAAGCTTGAAAAATAAGCTGCAGTAGTACTATGCATAGAAAAAAGTAAGAAAACTGACACATTGGTACATGCAGCCATTGGCATACAGAAAAATTCAACAGGAGCAAATGATACAGAAAAAACAGATGTAACTAGATCATAACACATAACGAGCAAATATGTGCTAAAAGGACTGCAAAAGCACCATGGTGCAAAAATGCGGTCGCGATCGCGGATCACAGGAACAGAAAAAATTTGGTTATCGCGGAACGAGTCGCGATTATTATGCtaaatgataaatatttttatttgcttttgaactaattttttaaataagtaaattttaaatgttatatTTTATATCACTttgtaattgattaattaaataaatttcaattattaaaaatttacaaccattaaataaatttaattttttttgaaaggattTAAATGAATTTATAAACACCAtacttaaataataattaaaaaaaatacaattaatacatacaacaaaaaaaactttaataacAATTAACTCATAAAGAATATGACATTGGTTCCTTTACACACCCCACCTTTTCAGTAAACAACTCTTTATCTTCTTTACACACTTGATTATCGCTCCCCAAAGGCAGCCCCACTAATCTTACTTTTAATTTCCAATGTCTTCATCTCTCTACTCTCTATTTTCTGATTTTCAACccttatttctttcatttttttttctctgaaTTTCTATTCCATGATTCCATCATTCATCTCTATCTCACTTATTTCTAAACTGCAAAATCTTAAGTGAAAAATGTAGTATGCAGTGCTTGCGGGATTCAAGCTTTGAGGTTGGCCTACAATGGTGATTGGCGTGGGATTCAAGCTTGGAGGTTGACCTTCAATGACAGACTCAGAGTAGCAGACTCACTTGTATTTCGTGAAGAAAAACGAATATCGCCCGTTTTTCTGCGAAATCCCGTTCCAACTCGACTGAATCGGACGAAACCCGAGTTAACTCGGCATTTTTTCGCAGCCCGTTAAAAATCGCGTTATTGCGGAACGGTGTCTTCGAAAACCATTCCAACTCAGCCGAGTCGTGTTAGAACAGCCGTTATTTGATTCCATGAAAAGCACTTAGAAGATTATTGAATTCTTGAATTGAACAGACATATTTTGTGGATTTACTAGAGACTAGGTCAatgaaaaaacaatatataGTTTATAGAATAAACTGACTTATCTTTATGATGAAGAATCCTATTTGTAGAATCTCCAACCCACAAATGCTCTCACCATGGCATCAGACATCACAATATAATGTGAATCGGCCCTTGAAATTTGTTCTCTAAACCTAGAGCCCACTCATGATATCGGAATCCCACTTGGACAGATCACATGGCAAAAGGAAATTCCACAAAACccttcacacacacacacacccccccccccccccccccccaaaaaaaaaaaaagaaaaatgctcTTATTTAGTATGAATTCGGAATAGTCTCACGTCATCTGCAAGCACTACTCAAGATATAGATCTAATCATCTAACATCAAGAAAGAATTAACATTATAagacatatataattatttccTTTCCTTTGATATCACAATCATCATGTTGCAAGAAGAAATGAGAAATTCAATGCTTACATAGAATTTGCATTAGAACAGAAGTATGCAGCCTCACCTTAAAAGTGATAAAGTGGCTATTTCCAGTTCACCAATTAAGTCAATTGAAACAGATATACTGGTTTTTCTTATATAAGAAAGAGGATAACAACTAAGTCTCCCATGGTCAGTGATAAAAGAATTTACAGTGATACAGTAACCAGTCGGTTCAGTTATCCCATCATCTCATATTTAAGTCAAAACATTTTTCACCAAACTATGCCCTTCCTTAATAAAACACAGACAAAGACTAATTCATGCAGGCTCAATCACACCACCAAGATAGGGGAACATGACCAAAAAGAAACTGcaaaaaacaaaatatcaaaCAAGGCTACTGGAAACACAGTGGTGATTGAGCGATTGGGGACCCAAAAAATTGAAACcagaaaattttcctttttccgtataatcaataatcaatatccCAATCCATGGCCAATTACTTTAGATATCCTAAAATAGAAGGAGTACAATAAATGAGTGGAAGGATTAATAATTTTGTGTCCTCATACCTTGTCCTTCTGTGTAACGAACTCCCAATCATCAATCAGTTGCTTCTTCAATGTCGATGGCATCTGGATCTTCACAAGTTTATCAGCAGAAATGCTTTCTTTctaaaaaataagaaagtaaACAATAACCATTAACTGCAAATACTTCAGAGCATAAAAAACCTAGGATGTAGCCACGTTCCACGAGCTCCAGAACATCTGTCCCAAATCGCCACGAAACACAACCTAAAACCTCTTAAGGCGTCATCCTGGTTCAGCCTAcacttttttaaaatatttgggCCTCCATTTACAGATTAAAGAAAGGGGAATAAAGAGATAAAACCtagaaaactattaaaaaaaaaaaataaaataaaaacccacttaaaaccaatttttacaggcaaaaaattcaatttcattatcttttgctattatatatattttttatacataatgtaTCTTGTACCCAATTATTCCCTAGTTAATCTAGGTTGTGTTCCTCTTTCCTTGCTCTCGTTAACGTTATCATCccccaaaacaaatcaaatgttAATCCGGGTGACAACGTTTGATATGGAAATCAGGCAACAGCTTCCATTCAAACATCTACACAAATTAGCTCACATGTATACCAAAGTGATCCttggaaaaagaaaataagccTGATATGTgaaaaatgatattaaatttataaaaacactTGCAAGTAAGGCAACATAAATCTAATTGACACAGtattttgaaaaagaaagaaaggatTTATTTCAAGGAAAAAAAACTACATACATAGAAAAGAAGGAAAGAAAAGATCCCAAAGTTCCCTTCATGAATAGTAAGAAAATCTGTTGTTTTGAAGCAGGCTTGCAAGAGAGTGTTCAAAGGTAAAACGAATAGTAAATGCATTTGAGTTTTCAATtccacaacaaaaaaaattagaacgaATTAAAAAGCACAAAAAATATAACTTGATACATCAAGCGAGGATACATATGTCCCAAGTCACATAATCTTAATAGGGTAACTTAAAGCAAACAATTTAGCAGTTGTTTCCCTCTAATAAACAAGAACTGAAGAAAGCCCCATAATATTGTATAGATTAGAACTGATGAACAAATTTCTCATTCCGTGAGAAATATTATTTAAGCAAGTCTTGTACGAGACTGTCTTACCATGAGACAAACTCATACAATCAGCCCATAtctctaattaatcactttaagattgtaagtgatcattttaagttataaatgatttttttaagctataaaaagtgatcactttaaaaatgtatgtgatcactttaagattgtaagtgatcactgtAAGGTTATAAATGATCCCTTTGAGACTAAAAAGTgatcatattaaaattataagtgatcactttaaggttataattagacactttaaaattataactgatCAATTTAAGACTGTAAGTGTACATTGGGTCAACTCAATAGAGATGATCTCAccgtgagactgtctcatttgagaatttgtgatattattTAAAAGCACCTTGTCATTTCCTCTCATCAAAAAATAATATGCTATGTACAACAcccaaaaaccttaaaatgaaatttgaaaaggaagagaaagagtACCAAATCCTGCTGGGAAGGAGATTGGACAAGTCTTTTTAGATAAATACATGAGAAGGGAAGAGGGATGAAGATTCAAACCTAGAGTACACCCCTAAAGAAAGCAGAAATAGTGTGCATTTTTGCTTACTACTTAAAAGCTACATGAAGTAAAGAGCACAGGTACTTTGGGGGATGCAGCCAAGTAATTGGAACAGTTGGAATGATTCATATAGAGATTAGAACGCTTGCTGAAAGAACATACTAATATTAATCACAATTTTAAGAACTTAGATTAATAGTTGAATAGAAACAAACCTCATCAACCTTCCGCTTTTTCCCTTTTCCCACTGCATGAAAAtgcaatttaaaaattattaatctgAGCAAAAAGAATTCACATTATGACTATCAAGAGTCAAAACGTCATGTATAAAAATGCcaatataagaaagaataaggTGATCATATTACTACTACAAGCAACTATTAATACAaaagtaaataaacaaaaagcattaaaaaagtAGAAAcaaagttaaaaggaaaaaggaaattTCTTTATACTACCAGCAAAGGTTTTCATATTCCTCTCTCAACTCATGGATCATGAGTCATGGCTCCTTTCACTCGATGTATAATAGCCTTAAAATTTACAATTTCTATTTGACCTAGTGTATGTCTGGATGAAAGTGGTAACtggtaataaaacaaaaaaaagtgtCATTTGTCGAGTCTCACTTCATCCATTAGTCAATAGCAAGAAACTTCAACTAATCTGTTGTAGATCTAAATCTGCCATAGAAAGCAAGggctgaaaaaaaaatataaacaatttgGGGGATTTCTGTTCCTTAAATTTTCTtctttgtttatattt
This region includes:
- the LOC130820818 gene encoding protein MRG1; translated protein: MGSSNTGGKNDSDNAGGSDSSNGGLPDSKSSLYSEGEKVLAYHVSRIYEAKIQKAEIRKKEWRYFVHYLGWNKNWDEWVGTDRLMKYTDENIQKQRALEKKQGADKHHKSGRSTLTKPKTSTDAKTDKEDVKNNVGKGKKRKVDEKESISADKLVKIQMPSTLKKQLIDDWEFVTQKDKLVKLPRSPNVDEVLKKYLEYRTRRDGTMTDSIAEILHGLRGYFDKALPLMLLYKKEKPQYHEAVTNNMSPSTVYGAEHLLRLFVKLPELLAYVNMEEETTNRLQQKLVDFLRFLQKNQSTFFVSVYDGSKVAEGAVKGKD